One genomic window of Paenibacillus xylanilyticus includes the following:
- a CDS encoding extracellular solute-binding protein, which produces MKRAHKKSTVLLSLILAASMLAACGASPDGGSTAEPGTPEETGVKQEGFPIVEEPITLTMMSQDVGVADWNTMPVIQEAEKLTNIKFEFQLTPIDSFATKKNLVFASGDLPDVLYGADLTPAEQVTYGTQGSLLPLEPYIDGGYAPNIKKLFDENPDIRKSFTTPEGHIYALPFIDSAAVWYRSPMWYNGSMLEALGVKELPKTTEELYTLLKRVKTEDPNGNGKADEIPLTSVKLDDLRMYFLGFWGIYDPVVYVDKQDKVFYSPMQEGYKGYLEFMNRLWKEDLLDHETFSQTPEQKKAKGENNQIALFNDYYSYFTLGGDPDAAMKNPLMTPVASDIAGTPVYGMHPGLSANGTFAITSVNEHPEATMRWIDYLYSIEGQTLFNQGPEGTLWKYTNKDTYEKEWLPVPGGGDREEYRGTITPNFGMLTPGHNSPELTNGLTTEFDEWIAKENEEKLIPIGKAPFPNAYLTNEQQDEASALLSDLDTYVKQMEAKFVTGEEPLSNWDGYVEQMKKMGGDRIQEIYQEVYDTWNSAGK; this is translated from the coding sequence ATGAAGAGAGCTCACAAGAAATCAACGGTTCTGTTAAGTCTGATCCTTGCTGCAAGCATGCTTGCGGCATGCGGAGCATCTCCTGATGGCGGTTCAACCGCTGAACCGGGTACACCGGAAGAGACAGGGGTGAAGCAAGAGGGCTTTCCTATTGTGGAGGAACCCATCACTTTGACCATGATGTCCCAGGATGTAGGCGTGGCTGATTGGAATACCATGCCTGTTATTCAGGAAGCAGAGAAGCTTACCAACATCAAGTTTGAATTTCAGCTTACTCCGATTGACAGCTTTGCAACCAAGAAGAACCTTGTCTTTGCAAGTGGAGATTTGCCTGATGTGCTGTACGGAGCCGATCTTACACCGGCAGAGCAGGTGACCTATGGCACCCAAGGCTCACTTCTCCCGCTGGAACCTTACATTGATGGGGGATATGCTCCGAACATAAAGAAATTGTTCGATGAGAATCCGGATATTCGCAAATCGTTCACAACGCCCGAAGGACATATTTACGCCCTGCCATTCATCGACAGTGCCGCCGTCTGGTATCGCAGCCCCATGTGGTATAACGGCAGTATGCTTGAAGCACTTGGTGTAAAAGAACTGCCAAAAACGACAGAGGAATTGTACACGCTGCTGAAGCGAGTGAAGACGGAAGATCCGAATGGCAACGGCAAGGCCGATGAAATTCCGCTGACCTCCGTGAAGCTGGATGATCTGCGCATGTATTTTCTGGGCTTCTGGGGCATATATGACCCTGTTGTTTACGTCGATAAGCAGGATAAGGTCTTTTACAGTCCGATGCAGGAAGGATATAAGGGGTATTTGGAATTCATGAATCGTTTGTGGAAGGAAGATCTGCTGGATCACGAAACCTTCTCGCAAACCCCAGAGCAGAAAAAAGCCAAAGGGGAAAACAATCAGATTGCTCTCTTTAACGACTATTACTCCTACTTTACCTTGGGTGGCGATCCGGATGCAGCAATGAAAAACCCGCTTATGACACCCGTGGCGAGCGATATTGCAGGAACGCCTGTTTACGGTATGCATCCAGGACTCTCTGCTAACGGAACATTTGCCATCACAAGTGTGAATGAGCATCCTGAAGCCACCATGCGCTGGATCGATTACTTGTATTCGATCGAGGGACAAACGCTCTTCAATCAAGGTCCTGAAGGCACACTGTGGAAATACACCAACAAAGATACGTATGAAAAAGAATGGCTGCCTGTTCCGGGAGGCGGTGATCGGGAAGAGTACAGAGGCACCATTACGCCAAACTTCGGCATGCTGACTCCGGGTCATAACTCACCGGAGCTGACGAATGGTCTGACGACCGAATTTGACGAGTGGATTGCAAAAGAGAACGAAGAGAAGCTGATCCCGATCGGTAAAGCGCCGTTTCCGAATGCGTATCTGACCAACGAACAGCAGGATGAAGCCTCCGCATTGTTATCTGATCTTGATACGTACGTGAAGCAGATGGAAGCGAAGTTTGTAACCGGGGAAGAGCCATTATCCAACTGGGACGGCTATGTTGAACAGATGAAGAAAATGGGTGGAGATCGGATTCAGGAAATTTATCAGGAAGTGTATGATACGTGGAATTCCGCAGGCAAGTAA
- a CDS encoding carbohydrate ABC transporter permease yields the protein MLTGIQETRQDKIFLTLNYIYVTIAFLLVAYPLVYMISASISNPKEVASGAMWLFPKDITFEGYERVLQDQRIWSGYANTILYTVVGTAVNLAFTIPAAYALSRRDLVGRGFFMGVFMFTMFFGGGLVPSYLLIKELGMINSMWALILPSAASVWNIIVSRTFFQGTIPSELQEAAQIDGCSNFKLFFKIVLPLSMPIIAVMALFYGVGHWNSYFSAMIYLNDSAKYPLQLVLRQILVLQEMSAQGSGMMDGSSASALNNKAEVAALVRYAVIIVSTLPVIIIYPFLQRYFVQGVMIGSVKG from the coding sequence ATGTTAACCGGTATTCAGGAAACGAGACAAGACAAAATTTTTCTAACCTTGAATTATATCTACGTTACGATTGCTTTCCTTCTCGTGGCGTACCCGCTTGTATATATGATTAGCGCCTCCATCAGCAATCCGAAGGAAGTTGCTTCAGGTGCAATGTGGCTATTTCCGAAAGATATCACGTTTGAAGGTTATGAGCGCGTGCTTCAGGATCAACGAATCTGGTCAGGTTACGCAAACACGATTCTGTATACGGTTGTCGGTACAGCCGTGAACCTGGCGTTCACCATTCCTGCAGCCTATGCGCTCAGCAGAAGAGACCTGGTTGGCAGGGGGTTCTTTATGGGCGTCTTTATGTTCACGATGTTCTTCGGTGGAGGGCTGGTGCCGAGTTATCTGCTGATTAAGGAGCTCGGCATGATCAACAGCATGTGGGCCCTGATTTTGCCTTCCGCAGCTTCGGTGTGGAATATCATCGTCTCCCGCACCTTCTTCCAGGGAACAATCCCGAGCGAGCTTCAGGAGGCTGCACAGATTGACGGCTGTTCTAATTTCAAGCTGTTTTTCAAAATCGTACTGCCATTATCCATGCCGATCATAGCCGTTATGGCGCTATTCTACGGTGTAGGTCACTGGAACAGTTATTTCTCAGCAATGATTTATTTGAATGATTCGGCCAAATATCCGCTTCAGCTCGTGTTAAGGCAGATTCTTGTCCTGCAGGAAATGTCAGCGCAAGGCTCCGGCATGATGGATGGTTCATCGGCCTCGGCACTGAATAACAAAGCCGAAGTGGCGGCACTTGTCCGTTATGCAGTCATTATTGTATCGACACTTCCGGTCATTATCATCTATCCGTTTTTGCAGCGGTACTTCGTTCAGGGTGTCATGATCGGTTCCGTCAAGGGCTGA
- a CDS encoding ABC transporter permease, whose amino-acid sequence MRSNRRRRSCVQEVKTANRQQTLYKPNISRKRWHKVWRNWQLYLFIAPAFLYFLIFHYGPMYGIQIAFKNYNPVRGVFGSPWVGFDHFVRFFESYYFWDLMWNTLAISLYELAVGFPIPIILALAFNELKHKRFKKLVQTVTYAPHFISVVVMVGMVIAFLSPSTGILIRFVEWMGIDAPSFLTSPAWFKTVYVLSGVWQSAGWGTIIYLAALSGVDPGLHEAAIIDGANRLQRIRHINIPVLVPTMTILLILNMGSLLGVGFEKILLMQNPLNMESSDVISTFVYRSGLENAQYSFSTAVGLFNSVINAFLLVTVNQIVRKTSENSLW is encoded by the coding sequence ATGAGAAGCAACAGAAGGAGGCGATCCTGTGTGCAGGAGGTAAAAACGGCCAATCGGCAGCAGACATTATACAAGCCGAACATCAGTAGAAAGCGATGGCATAAGGTCTGGAGAAACTGGCAACTGTATTTGTTTATTGCACCCGCATTTCTGTATTTTCTCATCTTTCATTACGGACCCATGTACGGCATCCAGATTGCGTTCAAAAATTACAATCCGGTACGCGGAGTTTTTGGGAGTCCTTGGGTAGGTTTTGATCATTTTGTAAGGTTCTTTGAATCCTATTATTTCTGGGATTTGATGTGGAACACACTGGCGATCAGTTTGTATGAGCTGGCTGTCGGGTTTCCGATTCCGATCATTCTGGCTCTGGCGTTTAATGAACTGAAGCATAAACGGTTCAAAAAGCTGGTCCAAACCGTCACGTATGCACCTCATTTTATCTCGGTTGTCGTTATGGTCGGGATGGTAATTGCTTTCCTCTCTCCATCAACCGGAATCCTGATCCGTTTCGTGGAATGGATGGGAATAGATGCACCCTCATTTCTGACAAGCCCAGCATGGTTCAAGACGGTATACGTACTCTCCGGCGTATGGCAAAGCGCGGGCTGGGGAACGATCATTTACCTTGCTGCATTGTCTGGAGTGGACCCTGGCCTGCATGAAGCAGCCATTATAGACGGGGCAAACCGACTTCAGCGTATCCGGCACATTAACATTCCCGTGCTGGTACCAACCATGACGATCCTGCTCATTCTGAATATGGGGAGTCTGCTGGGGGTCGGGTTTGAGAAGATCCTCCTGATGCAGAACCCGCTGAACATGGAATCTTCCGATGTCATATCCACTTTCGTATATCGTTCAGGTCTTGAAAATGCCCAGTACAGCTTCTCTACTGCTGTCGGCTTGTTTAACTCTGTAATTAATGCGTTTTTGCTCGTTACCGTCAATCAAATCGTACGCAAGACGAGCGAGAACAGTCTGTGGTAA
- a CDS encoding YlbG family protein, whose product MFAERTGFIIWVSDLKAARNLEKYGTVHYISRRMHYVVMYVNAERAEDTMKNVKRLSYVRKIERSYRNEIKTEYASKTMDKTSFYGI is encoded by the coding sequence ATGTTTGCGGAAAGGACAGGATTTATTATTTGGGTTAGTGATCTAAAAGCAGCCCGCAATCTCGAAAAGTATGGTACCGTGCATTACATTTCCCGCCGTATGCATTATGTTGTTATGTATGTTAATGCAGAGCGGGCTGAAGATACGATGAAAAATGTGAAGCGGCTGTCCTATGTGCGCAAGATTGAAAGATCTTACCGTAACGAAATCAAGACAGAGTATGCCAGCAAAACGATGGACAAAACAAGTTTTTACGGGATTTAA
- a CDS encoding YlbF family regulator codes for MSVAELNTVDMAQVLTGAYELGDMINQSAEVSDYLYWKQQVESNPEVQAGIRKLEAKKELFEETQRFGHFHPDYHAAKDQVKALELELEQIEAVARFKQAERALDEMLHQMSETIAYAVSTTIKVPSNDPNPKGGGCGSGGKCSCG; via the coding sequence ATGAGCGTAGCGGAATTGAACACGGTCGATATGGCCCAAGTGTTGACGGGCGCATATGAACTGGGCGACATGATTAACCAATCTGCCGAAGTATCGGATTATTTATATTGGAAGCAGCAAGTTGAGAGCAATCCGGAGGTTCAAGCGGGAATACGCAAGCTGGAAGCCAAAAAGGAACTTTTTGAAGAAACACAGCGTTTTGGACACTTCCACCCGGATTATCATGCTGCAAAAGACCAAGTGAAGGCTCTGGAACTGGAACTGGAACAAATTGAGGCAGTAGCTCGCTTCAAGCAGGCAGAGAGAGCGCTCGATGAAATGCTGCACCAGATGTCTGAAACCATTGCTTATGCAGTCTCAACCACAATCAAGGTTCCGAGCAATGACCCGAACCCCAAAGGTGGCGGCTGTGGAAGCGGCGGCAAGTGCAGCTGCGGTTAA
- a CDS encoding helicase-associated domain-containing protein yields the protein MHGHEAVDVEEILKLSATEHSVLGALFHKHACQPFSVMMTTAESAEEGLSGAEARLGFMRLRQKGWIEAVRKTWGENLYYIPLRYIPALTVAYTNRVGKHPFLIHEQDQKESEIQMVSGGQIHVIREARPDIAAEIIHILAWIAREGLTLTNKGTIHKRMVQRLSALVHLCPDDFASLNLNYEHPDIYPVHVAIMLDMLLALGLLHKDQEKIRVHDETLGHWLEQPWSFMHREIFKVCMERYGVTSPAEQHFRYRLVLLCKGQETWFNISDLIPHFKGSGSDPGLPEYVQSWLNALAGWGYGESGENASGDLFFRWLIEPEELLPLKVQQELDSAKNVFFVQPDFEIMVPAEVAPQVRWKIENCAELLSCDRMSIYRVTKEHIVHASHSGFTSDKVVEFLRRYAATGVPEHVYHAIHQWGNEWERLKAQHGGNAEEIENIHPTDFICSEGSGEDKNTEIHTHEPRVGLSGLRESFYVPGRAGLIQNEPDRASSYTHGQPIAEQSVDVPAFGSIPDMWHNDWRRYHMSTTRQITAKAIEWQTKLGLRKEQSEVYIIPDQIQGQDDWTLTGWIVPGADERAVERCTISPMDWDKIRLIVPEQI from the coding sequence ATGCATGGACATGAAGCAGTGGATGTCGAGGAAATATTGAAACTGTCAGCCACAGAACATTCGGTACTTGGTGCTCTTTTTCACAAACATGCGTGTCAACCCTTTTCAGTCATGATGACCACCGCTGAGTCTGCGGAAGAAGGATTGAGCGGGGCGGAAGCCAGGTTAGGCTTTATGCGCCTGAGACAAAAAGGGTGGATCGAAGCGGTTCGCAAAACGTGGGGAGAGAACCTGTACTACATCCCGCTGCGTTATATCCCTGCATTAACTGTAGCCTACACAAATAGAGTCGGTAAACATCCATTTTTAATACATGAGCAGGATCAGAAGGAATCTGAAATCCAGATGGTCAGTGGTGGTCAAATTCACGTGATTCGTGAAGCAAGGCCTGATATCGCTGCCGAAATCATCCACATATTGGCCTGGATCGCAAGAGAAGGCCTCACATTGACGAATAAAGGTACGATCCACAAGAGAATGGTGCAGCGGTTGAGCGCTTTGGTTCATTTATGTCCTGATGATTTTGCATCATTGAATCTAAACTACGAGCATCCGGATATCTACCCTGTTCATGTTGCCATTATGCTGGACATGCTGCTTGCTCTGGGACTTCTCCATAAGGATCAAGAGAAAATAAGGGTACATGATGAGACTCTGGGCCACTGGTTAGAGCAGCCGTGGTCGTTCATGCATCGCGAGATATTCAAGGTGTGCATGGAGCGATATGGTGTAACCAGTCCTGCAGAACAACATTTTCGCTATCGCCTGGTCCTGCTCTGTAAAGGACAGGAGACCTGGTTCAATATTTCAGATCTGATTCCGCATTTCAAAGGAAGTGGCAGTGATCCCGGGCTTCCTGAATATGTTCAGAGCTGGCTAAACGCACTGGCTGGGTGGGGGTACGGAGAAAGTGGTGAAAATGCTTCGGGTGATTTGTTTTTTCGCTGGTTGATTGAGCCTGAGGAGCTGTTACCCTTGAAAGTACAGCAGGAACTGGACAGCGCGAAGAATGTTTTCTTTGTGCAGCCTGACTTCGAAATTATGGTCCCGGCAGAGGTGGCTCCTCAGGTCCGCTGGAAAATAGAGAATTGTGCCGAACTGCTGAGCTGTGATCGCATGAGCATCTATCGTGTGACCAAAGAACACATTGTCCATGCATCCCATAGTGGTTTTACGTCTGACAAGGTGGTGGAATTTCTGCGCCGTTATGCTGCCACGGGAGTCCCCGAGCATGTGTATCACGCGATTCATCAGTGGGGGAATGAGTGGGAGCGATTGAAGGCACAGCACGGGGGAAATGCAGAGGAAATAGAAAATATACATCCGACCGATTTCATATGCAGCGAGGGGTCGGGGGAGGATAAAAATACTGAGATTCACACGCATGAGCCAAGGGTTGGGCTTAGCGGTCTACGAGAAAGCTTTTATGTGCCTGGCAGGGCAGGCTTGATTCAAAATGAACCGGATCGGGCATCTTCATATACACACGGACAGCCGATTGCAGAGCAGTCGGTTGATGTACCCGCATTCGGCTCCATTCCCGATATGTGGCATAACGATTGGCGGCGATATCATATGTCCACGACACGTCAGATTACGGCAAAAGCAATAGAATGGCAGACCAAGCTGGGCCTGAGGAAGGAACAGTCCGAGGTATACATTATTCCGGATCAAATTCAAGGCCAGGACGATTGGACACTGACAGGATGGATTGTACCGGGGGCAGACGAGAGGGCAGTAGAACGGTGCACCATTTCTCCCATGGATTGGGACAAGATCAGATTAATCGTTCCGGAGCAGATCTGA
- a CDS encoding DNA repair helicase XPB, whose product MEKTDACIVQRDFTILLEVGHPGFEQARTRLSVFAELVKTPEGFHTYRMTSLSLWNAAALGWSAEQVVSSLESISRWNVPAAIVQDIRRIVEQYGKLKLHWEHDHQHLRLVGDSEQLLDELSGLKTIAAFRMERVARDELVVRGEQRGLLKQELTRLGYPVLDYAGYRPGTRLPFGWKNEKNTHHQTDIDPKAFELRSYQKEAVDAFEGSEGMGGSGLLVLPCGAGKTVIGMAVLERLQCECLILTSNTTSVRQWIQELQDKTSLTSDQIGEYSGQKKQVRPVTVATYQILTHRKSKDSDFTHIKLLSEREWGLIIYDEVHLLPAPVFRATADIQATRRLGLTATLVREDGCEQDVFSLIGPKLYDMPWKDLERQGWIANVQCQEIRVPFSTDLKTTYLEAEGKHQFRLAAENPAKLQVIRRLLRQHDGLPALVIGQYLDQLETIAREIDAPLISGTMSQHERVKWFESFRRGEIKTIVVSKVANFAVDLPDAAVALEISGSYGSRQEEAQRLGRILRPKPGDNRAYFYALVSEDSKEQEFALRRQMFLVEQGYEYSIIHEHT is encoded by the coding sequence ATGGAGAAGACGGATGCCTGTATTGTTCAACGGGATTTTACGATTTTGCTGGAAGTGGGTCATCCGGGATTCGAGCAGGCACGGACACGACTAAGCGTATTTGCCGAACTTGTAAAGACGCCGGAGGGGTTCCATACCTATCGCATGACATCATTATCCCTGTGGAATGCTGCGGCACTCGGTTGGAGTGCAGAACAAGTCGTTAGCAGTCTCGAGTCCATTTCTCGCTGGAATGTACCCGCAGCAATTGTGCAGGATATTCGGAGAATCGTAGAACAATACGGAAAATTGAAGCTGCATTGGGAGCATGATCACCAGCACCTGCGCCTGGTTGGAGACAGTGAACAACTGCTGGATGAATTAAGTGGTCTCAAAACCATTGCGGCCTTTCGGATGGAGCGTGTTGCCCGGGATGAGCTTGTCGTTCGCGGAGAACAGCGGGGCTTGCTCAAGCAAGAATTGACGCGTCTGGGCTACCCTGTACTAGATTATGCAGGCTATCGCCCAGGAACACGTCTTCCGTTTGGTTGGAAAAATGAAAAGAATACACATCATCAAACCGATATCGATCCGAAAGCCTTTGAACTGCGTTCTTATCAGAAAGAAGCTGTAGACGCATTTGAGGGAAGTGAGGGCATGGGAGGGAGCGGGCTGCTCGTGCTGCCTTGTGGAGCTGGAAAAACAGTCATTGGCATGGCTGTGCTTGAACGTCTTCAATGTGAATGCCTCATTCTGACTTCCAATACGACCTCTGTGCGGCAGTGGATTCAGGAATTACAGGATAAAACTTCCCTTACTTCGGATCAAATTGGGGAGTACTCCGGTCAGAAAAAACAGGTTCGGCCTGTCACGGTGGCTACGTATCAGATTCTTACACATCGAAAATCCAAAGATTCTGATTTTACTCACATTAAATTGCTGAGTGAGCGGGAATGGGGACTCATTATTTATGATGAGGTGCATTTGTTACCTGCTCCTGTCTTCCGGGCAACTGCGGATATTCAAGCTACGCGAAGGCTGGGATTGACGGCAACATTGGTGAGGGAGGATGGATGTGAACAGGATGTATTCTCCCTTATTGGTCCTAAACTTTATGACATGCCGTGGAAAGACCTCGAGCGGCAAGGATGGATTGCTAATGTGCAGTGTCAAGAGATACGTGTTCCTTTTTCAACGGATCTGAAAACGACCTATCTGGAGGCAGAAGGGAAACATCAGTTTCGTCTTGCTGCGGAAAATCCTGCTAAGCTACAAGTGATCAGACGATTACTGCGTCAACATGATGGTTTGCCTGCACTTGTGATCGGTCAGTATCTGGACCAGCTCGAAACCATTGCCCGGGAAATTGACGCCCCGCTGATCTCGGGTACAATGTCACAACACGAAAGGGTAAAGTGGTTCGAATCCTTTCGGCGAGGCGAAATTAAAACCATTGTCGTTTCCAAGGTGGCGAATTTTGCTGTCGATCTTCCTGACGCTGCTGTTGCGCTTGAGATATCGGGAAGTTATGGTTCAAGGCAGGAAGAGGCTCAGCGACTGGGCAGGATTTTAAGGCCTAAGCCTGGTGACAATAGAGCCTATTTCTATGCGCTGGTATCAGAGGATAGCAAGGAACAGGAGTTTGCATTGCGCCGTCAGATGTTTTTGGTCGAGCAGGGATATGAATACTCCATAATACATGAACATACTTAA
- a CDS encoding M20 family metallopeptidase, translating into MTNNIWWDDLQIHMVEWRRHLHRNPEVSFHEEKTSSFVADMLESFGVEVKRHVGGHGVIGTIRGDKPGPVVMLRADMDALPIQDEKDVEYASQKAGAMHACGHDGHVSILLGTALYFSKHKADIQGEIRFLFQPAEELLPGGAVKVIADGALEGVDVIYGIHLWTPLPVGVAASKEGPLMAAADDFYIEIKGKGGHGGMPQSTVDSLVAGSALVMQLQTVVSRSVDPLRPAVLTIGTMQAGSAQNVIAESCKMSGTVRTFDEETRADMKERVHRIVSQTGGAYGAQTEVNYIMGYPPVVNDKQETDRFFRQAVQVFGDEQVHTSPMLMPAEDFAYYMQQVPGCFMFVGAGNPDKGAIYPHHHPKFDFDEDAMQHAVKLFIAMATDYMGGQ; encoded by the coding sequence ATGACAAATAATATATGGTGGGACGATCTGCAAATCCATATGGTGGAATGGCGGCGTCATCTTCATCGCAATCCCGAGGTTTCCTTTCATGAGGAAAAGACATCTTCTTTTGTAGCGGATATGCTCGAGAGCTTTGGCGTTGAAGTGAAGCGTCATGTAGGTGGTCATGGTGTAATTGGTACGATTCGGGGGGACAAGCCCGGTCCAGTCGTCATGCTTCGGGCTGATATGGATGCACTGCCAATCCAGGATGAGAAGGACGTAGAGTACGCTTCACAGAAGGCAGGCGCAATGCATGCCTGCGGTCATGACGGACATGTTTCCATTTTACTTGGAACGGCATTGTATTTCAGTAAGCACAAGGCTGATATCCAAGGCGAGATTCGTTTTTTGTTCCAGCCTGCGGAAGAACTTCTTCCTGGCGGGGCTGTGAAAGTCATTGCGGATGGTGCGCTTGAAGGCGTGGATGTGATCTATGGCATCCATCTGTGGACGCCTCTTCCGGTCGGAGTGGCAGCCAGCAAGGAAGGACCGCTGATGGCGGCTGCTGACGACTTTTACATTGAGATCAAAGGAAAGGGCGGGCATGGTGGCATGCCGCAGTCGACCGTGGATAGTCTGGTTGCAGGCTCTGCACTTGTCATGCAGTTGCAGACGGTGGTCAGCCGTTCCGTGGATCCGCTGCGACCTGCGGTGCTGACGATTGGTACAATGCAGGCAGGATCTGCCCAGAATGTCATTGCCGAGTCCTGCAAAATGAGTGGAACCGTCCGAACGTTTGATGAAGAAACTAGAGCCGACATGAAGGAACGGGTACATCGCATCGTTTCCCAAACAGGTGGTGCCTATGGGGCACAGACGGAAGTGAACTACATCATGGGTTATCCGCCTGTAGTCAATGATAAGCAAGAAACGGACCGCTTCTTCCGCCAAGCCGTTCAGGTGTTCGGTGATGAACAGGTGCACACGTCTCCGATGCTGATGCCAGCAGAAGATTTCGCTTATTATATGCAGCAGGTTCCAGGCTGCTTCATGTTTGTCGGGGCAGGGAATCCGGACAAAGGCGCCATTTACCCACATCATCATCCCAAGTTTGATTTTGATGAAGATGCCATGCAGCATGCAGTTAAGCTCTTTATTGCCATGGCTACCGATTATATGGGTGGCCAATAG
- a CDS encoding YugN family protein produces the protein MIFENTGLDGLKSDLAYLDESAEKVGFVRWQWEYYRATYDYKIEDDNTNSEYFVRINTRVVDGKLEKPDTVLSVEAVYLGKATFPHGLDYNSTVPQPVVKLAAQKLQQLKELLEA, from the coding sequence ATGATTTTTGAGAATACAGGCTTGGATGGCTTGAAAAGCGACTTGGCATACCTGGATGAGAGCGCCGAGAAAGTCGGATTTGTCCGGTGGCAATGGGAGTATTACCGTGCTACATATGACTACAAAATTGAAGATGACAACACCAACTCAGAATACTTTGTACGTATTAACACCCGTGTAGTAGATGGCAAACTTGAAAAACCAGATACCGTGCTCTCTGTCGAGGCTGTTTACCTTGGCAAAGCAACCTTTCCGCACGGTCTCGATTACAACTCTACCGTTCCGCAACCAGTCGTGAAGCTGGCCGCCCAAAAATTGCAGCAGCTCAAAGAACTGCTGGAAGCATAG
- the ftsW gene encoding putative lipid II flippase FtsW encodes MKQQSAQTKTKRGTPDFQLLILTLLLVGFGLLMVFSSSSSIAIANSKFNNDPLFFTKKQLMWAVIGLVGMFFAMNIRFNKYKKLYAPFFLFTTVLLVLVLVTGAMLNGARSWIHIFGFSLQPAEFAKIAIILYLSALITKKGERFRDLKTGYIPVLVIVGFIAGLIMLQPDFGTCFILVSTCGLVIYAGGASMKHIMGSILLVVLGGALALGANALFSSMSPSDAIDSTTAAAAEQNYKIGRIQAFLNPLSDPSGGSLNLFRSLVAIGDGGMTGSGIGQGTMKLHYLPNAYNDFIFSVIGEELGFLGSTLFLLVYLYFIWRGIIVSLRCPDPFGTLVGIGIMGLIAIQAFINIGGVTQTIPVTGVTLPFISYGGTSLFVMMVAMGILLSISRTNNQDVIKEERTKSVTVQTQTRTSPALRSRDSKSIRRIR; translated from the coding sequence ATGAAACAACAATCGGCCCAAACGAAAACGAAGAGAGGCACGCCGGATTTTCAACTGCTAATCCTCACTTTATTGTTAGTGGGCTTTGGACTGCTGATGGTATTCAGCTCCAGTTCCAGCATTGCAATTGCAAACAGTAAATTTAACAATGACCCCCTATTCTTCACGAAAAAACAACTCATGTGGGCGGTTATCGGTTTAGTTGGAATGTTCTTTGCCATGAACATTCGTTTTAACAAATACAAGAAGCTCTACGCACCCTTTTTCCTGTTTACCACGGTTTTGCTAGTGCTCGTACTTGTTACTGGCGCAATGTTGAACGGTGCACGAAGCTGGATTCACATCTTTGGCTTTAGTCTCCAACCTGCGGAGTTTGCCAAAATTGCTATAATCCTATACCTTTCTGCACTTATCACCAAAAAAGGTGAACGCTTCAGGGACCTCAAGACAGGTTATATTCCTGTCCTAGTCATTGTCGGATTCATTGCAGGATTAATCATGCTGCAGCCGGACTTCGGTACCTGCTTCATTCTGGTTTCCACCTGTGGTCTCGTCATCTATGCAGGCGGAGCAAGCATGAAGCATATTATGGGTTCCATCCTGCTCGTCGTACTGGGAGGGGCACTCGCACTCGGAGCGAATGCCCTCTTCTCCTCCATGTCTCCTTCAGACGCTATTGACAGTACTACTGCGGCGGCTGCGGAGCAGAACTACAAAATTGGGCGTATTCAGGCATTCCTTAATCCGTTATCCGACCCTTCCGGAGGAAGTCTCAACCTTTTCCGCTCCCTTGTGGCCATCGGTGATGGCGGCATGACCGGTTCGGGTATTGGACAAGGTACGATGAAGCTGCATTATTTGCCGAATGCGTATAATGACTTCATTTTCTCCGTAATCGGGGAAGAGCTTGGTTTCCTGGGGAGTACGCTATTCCTTTTGGTTTATCTGTACTTTATCTGGCGGGGCATTATTGTCTCGCTGCGCTGTCCTGACCCGTTCGGAACGCTGGTAGGTATCGGAATCATGGGTTTGATCGCCATTCAGGCGTTCATCAATATCGGAGGCGTGACCCAGACCATACCGGTGACGGGGGTTACCCTTCCGTTTATCAGTTATGGAGGTACGTCACTCTTTGTGATGATGGTGGCCATGGGTATTCTGCTCAGTATTTCGCGTACGAACAACCAGGACGTCATTAAGGAAGAGAGAACCAAATCCGTAACGGTACAAACGCAAACACGTACTTCTCCCGCTCTTCGTTCACGGGATTCCAAATCCATTCGGCGCATTCGTTAA